The Candidatus Koribacter versatilis Ellin345 genome has a segment encoding these proteins:
- a CDS encoding biotin--[acetyl-CoA-carboxylase] ligase, whose product MTDFPTDNAGIARSGQNRDAMEGTLTDERLGHLVRLLGDHPTVVMSGTKIADELGVSRSEVWRLIEHLRELGVQIEGHPATGYQLGAIPDLLLPEALEPQIKGTLFAHNVHHYFRIGSTNVAAMQAGAAGAPEGTVFVAEEQTAGKGRGGHSWHSVESAGIYCSVLLRPRVAPADALILALAAGVATADAIASVTGLAPDLRWPNDLLFGLKKFCGILTELNAEATRVRYVVIGVGINVNHQEFPEEISKVATSLRLESGRVWSRVEVAAALLKSLDRVYAELLRGGAEARRGMIARFQEMSSLAKDRRVFVEEDGGYAGTSAGLDERGFLQVSTNHGKSVRTVLSGGVRSIEDVEGIRQLHH is encoded by the coding sequence ATGACCGACTTCCCCACGGATAATGCCGGTATCGCACGCAGCGGACAAAATCGCGACGCTATGGAAGGCACGCTCACGGATGAGCGCCTGGGGCATCTTGTGCGCCTGCTCGGCGATCATCCGACTGTGGTGATGAGCGGGACCAAGATTGCGGATGAGTTGGGCGTGAGCCGGTCCGAAGTGTGGAGGTTGATTGAGCACCTTCGCGAGCTGGGAGTGCAGATCGAGGGGCATCCTGCGACGGGATATCAACTTGGCGCGATTCCGGACTTGCTGTTGCCGGAGGCGTTGGAACCACAGATCAAGGGCACACTGTTCGCGCACAACGTTCATCATTATTTCCGGATTGGGTCGACTAACGTTGCCGCAATGCAGGCAGGGGCTGCTGGGGCACCGGAGGGGACAGTCTTCGTCGCGGAAGAGCAGACCGCGGGCAAGGGGCGCGGCGGGCACTCGTGGCACTCGGTGGAGTCGGCGGGAATTTATTGTTCGGTGCTGCTGCGGCCCCGCGTCGCTCCGGCCGATGCGTTGATCCTGGCGCTGGCGGCGGGCGTGGCGACGGCGGATGCGATCGCGAGCGTCACCGGATTGGCGCCGGACTTGCGCTGGCCGAATGATCTGTTGTTCGGGCTGAAGAAGTTTTGCGGAATCCTGACCGAATTGAATGCCGAGGCGACGCGGGTGCGGTATGTGGTGATCGGCGTCGGGATCAACGTGAATCACCAGGAGTTTCCGGAAGAGATCAGCAAGGTTGCGACTTCGCTGAGGCTGGAGAGCGGAAGGGTGTGGTCGCGCGTGGAAGTGGCGGCGGCGCTGCTGAAGTCTCTGGACCGCGTTTATGCCGAGTTGCTGCGTGGCGGTGCCGAAGCGCGGCGCGGGATGATTGCGCGGTTCCAGGAGATGTCGTCGCTGGCGAAAGACCGTCGGGTGTTCGTGGAGGAAGATGGCGGCTATGCGGGAACGAGTGCGGGATTGGATGAGCGCGGGTTTCTGCAGGTGTCGACGAACCACGGGAAGTCGGTGCGGACGGTGCTTTCCGGTGGAGTGCGGTCGATTGAAGATGTAGAGGGAATTCGGCAGTTGCACCACTGA
- a CDS encoding type III pantothenate kinase, producing MLLVLDVGNTNTVLGVFEATPAENGSYTYGRLIAHWRVGTIRTQTVDEYGVLFRNLFAMGNVDFKVIHGIIISSVVPPMDTTLRSVCERYFALKPLFVEPGVKTGMPVHYDNPSEVGADRIVNSVAAFEKYGGPCISVDFGTATTFDVVSAKGEYLGGVIAPGIGISAEALFQRTARLPRVDIKRPTKVMGTNTVNSMQSGFYWGYLGLVDGILERLVEEMGGNVKIVATGGLSPLIGAGSKYIKDVDDLLTLDGLRIIWERNQSNTRKREHGK from the coding sequence ATGCTGCTTGTACTGGATGTAGGGAATACCAACACGGTGCTCGGGGTCTTTGAAGCGACGCCGGCGGAGAATGGCTCGTACACGTATGGACGGCTGATCGCGCATTGGCGCGTGGGGACGATCCGCACGCAGACCGTGGATGAATATGGTGTGCTCTTCCGCAATTTGTTTGCGATGGGCAACGTAGATTTCAAGGTGATCCACGGGATCATTATTTCGTCTGTCGTGCCGCCGATGGATACGACTCTGCGCAGCGTGTGCGAACGGTACTTCGCGTTGAAGCCGCTGTTCGTAGAGCCGGGCGTGAAGACTGGAATGCCGGTGCACTACGACAACCCGTCGGAAGTGGGTGCAGACCGGATTGTGAACAGCGTAGCGGCGTTCGAGAAGTATGGCGGACCATGCATCAGCGTTGATTTCGGGACGGCCACGACATTTGATGTGGTGTCGGCGAAGGGCGAATATCTCGGTGGCGTGATTGCGCCGGGGATTGGCATCTCAGCGGAGGCGCTGTTTCAGCGTACGGCGCGGCTGCCGCGCGTGGACATCAAGCGGCCGACAAAAGTGATGGGTACGAACACCGTGAACTCGATGCAGTCGGGGTTTTACTGGGGATATCTGGGGCTGGTGGATGGGATCCTGGAGCGACTGGTTGAGGAAATGGGCGGGAACGTCAAGATTGTTGCGACGGGCGGATTGAGTCCGCTGATCGGCGCGGGATCGAAGTACATTAAGGATGTGGACGATCTTCTGACGCTGGATGGATTGCGGATTATTTGGGAACGCAACCAGAGCAACACACGCAAGCGCGAACACGGCAAGTGA
- the rlmD gene encoding 23S rRNA (uracil(1939)-C(5))-methyltransferase RlmD, producing MELKIEKLIYGGDGLARMHDAKLGRSKAVFLPFVAPGETVEAIIREQKPGFARAQAEKVLQPSEFRQTPPCPYFFKCGGCQYQHLQYAEQVKAKAQILEETLSRTAKLKLEQPIQTHAAEPLGYRNRTRMRVSHVPQFAIGYYRFGSHSLLPVEQCPISSPLINRVLQGLWAAGREERIAREVREVQFFANHDDSRLLLELYIDHHAEPDALQPMIETLRGKMPEIAGVAVFRGAPADDSEDQRAPLTRAKASPGVFFGERSLRYKTKRHEYQVSAGAFFQTNRFLLDEMAETVTRGHSGKLALDLYSGGGFFSLPLADQFEKVIAVEASGHSQADLKTNALRNVKAVRSGTEEFLRGEGRQLRPDLVVVDPPRAGLGEKTSHLIGRMSVGRVTYVSCDPATLSRDMKVLVESGFRVEEVHLFDLFPQTYHLESVLHLVR from the coding sequence GTGGAACTGAAGATCGAAAAATTGATCTACGGCGGTGATGGCCTAGCGCGCATGCACGATGCCAAGCTGGGGCGATCGAAGGCCGTGTTCCTGCCGTTTGTCGCGCCGGGTGAGACCGTCGAAGCGATCATTCGGGAGCAGAAGCCGGGATTCGCGCGGGCGCAGGCGGAGAAGGTGCTTCAGCCTTCCGAGTTTCGGCAGACACCGCCGTGCCCTTACTTCTTCAAATGCGGTGGATGCCAATATCAACATTTGCAATATGCCGAGCAGGTGAAGGCGAAGGCCCAGATCCTGGAAGAGACGCTATCGCGGACTGCGAAGCTTAAGCTCGAACAACCAATTCAGACGCACGCGGCCGAGCCGCTGGGTTATCGCAATCGAACGCGGATGCGGGTGAGTCATGTGCCGCAGTTTGCGATTGGGTATTACCGCTTCGGATCGCATTCATTGCTGCCGGTAGAGCAGTGTCCGATCAGTTCCCCGCTGATTAATCGGGTGCTGCAAGGGTTGTGGGCGGCGGGACGCGAAGAACGGATTGCGCGCGAGGTGCGCGAGGTGCAGTTCTTCGCGAACCACGACGATTCGCGGTTGCTGCTGGAGTTGTACATCGATCATCACGCGGAGCCTGATGCATTGCAGCCGATGATTGAAACGCTGCGTGGGAAGATGCCGGAGATTGCCGGAGTCGCGGTGTTCCGGGGCGCACCGGCGGACGACAGCGAAGATCAACGCGCGCCGTTGACGCGGGCGAAGGCATCGCCCGGAGTGTTCTTTGGCGAGCGCTCGCTGAGATACAAGACGAAGCGGCATGAGTACCAGGTGAGTGCGGGAGCGTTCTTCCAGACCAACCGGTTCTTGCTCGACGAGATGGCGGAGACGGTAACGCGCGGGCACAGCGGAAAGCTGGCCCTGGACTTGTATTCCGGTGGCGGGTTCTTTTCGCTGCCGTTGGCAGACCAGTTCGAGAAGGTGATCGCTGTGGAAGCTTCGGGACATTCGCAGGCGGATTTGAAGACGAATGCCTTGCGGAATGTGAAGGCCGTGCGCAGCGGGACCGAGGAGTTTTTGCGCGGTGAGGGGCGGCAATTGCGGCCGGATTTGGTGGTCGTGGATCCGCCGCGGGCGGGGCTGGGGGAGAAGACATCACATTTAATTGGTCGAATGTCCGTGGGACGTGTGACGTATGTCTCTTGCGATCCAGCCACGTTATCGCGTGATATGAAGGTGCTGGTAGAATCCGGATTCCGCGTGGAAGAGGTGCATCTGTTCGACCTCTTTCCGCAGACCTACCATCTCGAAAGCGTGCTGCACCTGGTGCGCTGA
- the nadC gene encoding carboxylating nicotinate-nucleotide diphosphorylase — MDWNSRRVTAVLENALTEDRATRDATTYACIDPNQRATGTLIAKEDCILAGIGAVQRIFEVYAMLDGAVVSHPEVTTHPEIFDGVRLRKGQTVAVIRHNARVLLSCERVILNVIQRMSGIATATRRFVDAIAGTHAKILDTRKTVPGLRVLDKYAVRCGGGTNHRLDLSDGVLIKNNHIALAGSAVEALDRAIRNRRGEQPIEIEVRSLEELEQVLEKGAESVLLDNMTAEDVRTAVERVKKLDRSVPLEASGGIVLENVRSYAETGVNFISVGALTHSARAVDLSLRIMPA, encoded by the coding sequence GTGGACTGGAACAGCCGTCGGGTTACTGCGGTTCTTGAGAACGCTCTTACCGAAGATCGCGCTACGCGTGATGCGACTACTTACGCTTGTATTGATCCCAACCAGCGAGCTACGGGCACGTTGATCGCGAAAGAGGATTGCATCCTTGCGGGGATTGGCGCGGTGCAGCGCATTTTCGAGGTGTACGCGATGCTGGATGGGGCGGTGGTTTCGCACCCTGAGGTCACGACGCATCCCGAGATCTTCGATGGGGTACGGCTGCGCAAGGGGCAGACAGTTGCGGTGATCCGGCACAATGCACGGGTATTGCTGTCGTGTGAGCGCGTGATTCTCAACGTCATTCAGCGGATGAGCGGGATTGCGACGGCGACGCGAAGGTTCGTGGATGCGATTGCCGGGACGCACGCGAAGATTCTCGATACGCGAAAGACGGTGCCTGGACTGCGCGTGCTCGACAAGTACGCCGTGCGGTGCGGTGGCGGCACGAACCATCGGCTGGATCTTTCGGATGGCGTGCTGATCAAGAACAACCACATTGCGCTCGCTGGGAGTGCGGTGGAGGCATTGGATCGGGCGATCCGGAACCGTCGTGGCGAGCAGCCGATTGAGATAGAAGTGCGTTCGCTGGAAGAACTCGAGCAAGTGCTGGAGAAGGGCGCGGAATCGGTGCTGCTCGACAACATGACGGCCGAGGATGTGCGCACTGCCGTGGAGCGCGTGAAGAAGCTCGATCGCTCGGTACCGCTGGAGGCTTCTGGCGGGATTGTGCTGGAGAATGTGCGGTCTTACGCCGAAACTGGAGTTAACTTTATTTCGGTAGGTGCGTTGACACATTCGGCGCGGGCGGTGGATTTGAGTTTGCGGATCATGCCTGCTTAA
- a CDS encoding (2Fe-2S) ferredoxin domain-containing protein: MPKFQKHVFICQNQRPAEHHRGSCDPGGTGELQKIFKKKLADHGIRGDQVRANKSGCLEQCEHGPTVVVYPEAVWYGGVQAADVDEIIESHILGGKPVERLLIADECLNAEKCAHRPRK, encoded by the coding sequence ATGCCTAAGTTTCAGAAGCACGTTTTTATTTGCCAGAACCAGCGGCCGGCGGAGCACCATCGCGGGTCTTGCGATCCTGGGGGGACTGGCGAATTACAGAAAATATTCAAGAAGAAGTTAGCCGACCATGGAATTCGCGGAGACCAGGTTCGGGCGAACAAGTCCGGATGTTTGGAGCAGTGCGAACATGGGCCGACCGTTGTGGTGTATCCGGAGGCGGTGTGGTACGGCGGGGTGCAGGCCGCGGACGTGGACGAGATTATTGAGTCGCACATTCTGGGTGGGAAGCCCGTCGAGCGGTTGCTGATTGCGGATGAGTGCTTGAATGCGGAGAAGTGTGCGCATCGTCCGCGGAAGTAG
- a CDS encoding YciI family protein encodes MYALAIIRYRRPLEEVVNVTNAHRAYLGELKAQGILIASGPFDPRIGGGLLLRVPDGDVAGTLDRVRDNDPYVKSGMAQYELLAWNPGIGKEELDKL; translated from the coding sequence ATGTACGCACTCGCCATCATTCGTTATCGGCGTCCTTTGGAAGAAGTCGTCAACGTGACCAACGCGCACCGCGCTTATTTGGGCGAGTTGAAGGCGCAAGGAATATTGATTGCATCGGGACCGTTCGATCCGCGGATAGGCGGAGGGTTGCTGCTGCGTGTGCCGGACGGCGACGTGGCAGGAACGCTCGATCGCGTGCGCGATAACGATCCGTATGTGAAGAGTGGCATGGCGCAGTACGAGCTGCTGGCGTGGAATCCGGGGATCGGCAAAGAAGAACTCGACAAGCTTTGA
- a CDS encoding valine--tRNA ligase — protein MAHELPKAYEPSAIEHRWAEYWVQEKLYHVETPAENDHTPTFTLLLPPPNVTGRLHMGHMLNHTEMDIIIRWRRMRGERTLWLPGTDHAGIATQMMVERQLATEGKNRREIGREKFLERVWEWKKEYGGAITSQMRRIGDSVDWDREYFTMDDHLSVAVREAFVRLYEQGLVYRGKYIVNWCPRCGTAISDLEVAHEETQGKLWEIRYPVEGTDESIVVATTRPETMLGDTAVAVNPKDERYTHLHGKMVRLPLMDRLIPIILDELAQPEFGTGAVKVTPAHDPNDFQAGLRHNLPQIDVMDEHAVMNENAGGYQGLDRYEAREQIVNDLQAQGFLVGIKDHTLALGKCSRCKTIVEPRLSTQWFVAVNKKPNHGGMSWAEAAIAAVEQGHIRFTPENYKPIFLQWMRNIYDWCISRQLWWGHRIPAWYCEECKEVTVARTTPEECSKCGGTKLDQDNDVLDTWFSSGMLPFTTLGWPEKTRDLEVFYPTSLLLTAFDILFFWVARMIMMGCYFMSGPNRPTEIAGGKENELKESIPFKEVYIHSLVRDAERQKMSKTKGNVVDPIDVLNKFGTDAVRFTLASMAAPGTDIAFSESRTESYRSFANKIWNAARFIFMNVDRAAEKGVWSLEEFAKTQPKGEGLPGFSTETLEDRWILSRFNKVAREVSEALETYRFHEASHVVYHFFWGEFCDWYIELTKPRLEADEATARKTFANLLAVFEGALRLLSPFMPFITEEIWHAIYDGKPPLKSISLAEYPKANVAQISDEAETEMAILQDLIQAVRNIRSEIADIKAQPKIKAGIEVFATAEIQQLVERNRGALERLANVSEVKFVGESLAKASLARSTARFEVRVVYEQKVDVAAERERLSKELKKLEGEFANNQRQLGNENFLQKAPAKVVEGLRTREGELKVLIEKAQSALKGLEGK, from the coding sequence ATGGCGCACGAGCTTCCTAAGGCATACGAACCATCTGCGATCGAGCATCGCTGGGCCGAGTACTGGGTCCAGGAAAAGCTGTATCACGTCGAAACCCCCGCCGAGAACGACCACACGCCGACGTTCACATTGTTGCTGCCGCCGCCAAACGTAACCGGGCGACTGCACATGGGGCACATGCTGAACCACACGGAGATGGACATCATCATCCGATGGCGGCGCATGCGTGGCGAGCGGACGCTGTGGCTACCGGGCACGGACCATGCGGGCATCGCAACGCAAATGATGGTGGAGCGACAACTGGCGACGGAGGGAAAGAACCGTCGCGAGATTGGACGTGAGAAGTTCCTGGAACGCGTTTGGGAGTGGAAGAAGGAGTATGGCGGGGCAATCACGTCGCAGATGCGTCGGATTGGCGACTCGGTGGATTGGGACCGCGAATACTTCACGATGGACGACCATCTTTCGGTCGCGGTGAGGGAAGCGTTTGTTCGGCTGTATGAGCAAGGGCTGGTGTATCGCGGCAAGTACATTGTGAATTGGTGTCCGCGTTGCGGGACGGCGATTTCGGACCTGGAAGTAGCGCACGAAGAGACACAGGGAAAGCTGTGGGAGATTCGGTACCCGGTTGAGGGTACGGATGAGTCGATCGTGGTGGCGACGACGCGGCCGGAGACGATGCTGGGCGATACCGCGGTTGCGGTGAATCCGAAGGACGAGCGTTACACGCACCTGCACGGCAAGATGGTGCGACTGCCGTTGATGGACCGGCTGATTCCGATCATCCTCGACGAGCTCGCGCAGCCAGAGTTTGGGACGGGCGCGGTGAAGGTGACGCCGGCGCACGATCCAAACGATTTCCAGGCGGGACTGCGGCACAACCTGCCGCAGATTGATGTAATGGACGAGCACGCCGTGATGAACGAGAACGCCGGCGGCTATCAAGGGCTCGATCGCTACGAAGCGCGTGAGCAGATCGTGAACGACCTGCAGGCACAGGGGTTCCTGGTTGGGATCAAGGACCACACGCTGGCGCTGGGGAAATGCAGCCGCTGCAAAACGATCGTGGAGCCGCGGCTATCGACGCAGTGGTTCGTGGCGGTTAACAAGAAGCCAAATCACGGCGGCATGAGTTGGGCCGAGGCGGCGATTGCGGCGGTGGAGCAGGGACACATTCGCTTCACGCCGGAGAATTACAAACCGATCTTCCTGCAATGGATGCGCAACATCTACGACTGGTGCATTTCGCGGCAGTTGTGGTGGGGGCATCGCATTCCGGCGTGGTACTGCGAGGAGTGCAAGGAAGTCACGGTCGCGCGCACCACGCCCGAGGAGTGTTCGAAGTGCGGCGGCACGAAGCTGGATCAAGACAATGACGTGCTCGATACTTGGTTCTCGTCGGGCATGTTGCCGTTTACGACCTTGGGGTGGCCGGAGAAGACGCGCGACCTCGAGGTGTTTTATCCGACGTCGCTGCTGCTGACGGCATTCGACATCCTGTTCTTCTGGGTGGCGAGGATGATCATGATGGGTTGCTACTTCATGAGCGGGCCGAACCGTCCGACGGAGATCGCGGGCGGCAAGGAGAACGAGCTCAAGGAGAGCATTCCGTTTAAAGAGGTCTATATCCACTCGCTGGTGCGCGACGCCGAGCGGCAGAAGATGTCGAAGACGAAGGGCAACGTGGTGGACCCGATCGACGTGCTGAACAAATTCGGCACGGATGCGGTGCGCTTCACGCTGGCTTCAATGGCGGCGCCGGGGACGGACATTGCGTTCAGCGAGAGCCGTACGGAGAGCTATCGGTCGTTTGCCAACAAGATTTGGAACGCGGCGCGCTTCATCTTTATGAACGTGGACCGTGCGGCGGAGAAGGGCGTGTGGTCGCTCGAGGAATTCGCGAAGACACAGCCGAAGGGCGAGGGATTGCCCGGATTCTCGACCGAGACGCTGGAAGATCGCTGGATTCTTTCGCGCTTCAATAAGGTGGCGCGCGAGGTGAGCGAGGCACTGGAGACCTACCGGTTCCACGAGGCTTCGCACGTGGTTTATCACTTCTTCTGGGGCGAGTTCTGCGACTGGTATATCGAACTGACGAAGCCGCGGCTGGAAGCGGACGAGGCGACGGCGCGGAAGACATTCGCGAATCTGCTGGCGGTATTTGAGGGCGCGCTGCGGTTGTTGTCGCCGTTTATGCCGTTCATCACCGAGGAGATTTGGCACGCGATTTATGACGGCAAGCCACCGTTGAAGTCGATCTCGCTGGCGGAGTATCCGAAGGCGAATGTGGCGCAGATCAGCGATGAAGCTGAGACGGAGATGGCGATCTTGCAGGACCTGATCCAGGCAGTGCGCAATATTCGATCGGAGATTGCGGATATCAAGGCGCAGCCGAAAATCAAGGCAGGGATTGAAGTGTTTGCGACGGCGGAGATCCAGCAGTTGGTGGAGCGGAACCGCGGGGCTTTGGAGCGGCTGGCAAATGTGTCGGAAGTGAAGTTTGTTGGAGAGTCGCTGGCGAAGGCTTCATTGGCGCGCAGCACGGCACGGTTCGAAGTACGCGTGGTGTATGAGCAGAAAGTGGATGTCGCAGCCGAGCGCGAACGGCTGTCGAAAGAGTTGAAGAAATTGGAAGGCGAGTTCGCGAACAACCAGCGGCAATTGGGGAATGAGAACTTCCTGCAGAAGGCCCCGGCGAAAGTGGTGGAAGGATTGCGGACCCGTGAAGGGGAGTTGAAGGTGCTGATTGAGAAGGCGCAGTCGGCGTTGAAGGGGTTGGAAGGAAAATAG
- a CDS encoding TetR/AcrR family transcriptional regulator codes for MALAKQKSANVSHLRSQEIRDERVRRTRARIDSGFVQLLHRRRYGDIRISDICKKAAVGRATFYAHYATKDDLLRSQFERIVAPMLIIKPNSPCVIYATPFFGHIQQMPDIFGAFMGPRGGTAPLVLRECFEARARQAIDLDRLTGLRKSALARFIAATLLTVIECWLENGSRETPNELQDLFSSLITPAIVSANR; via the coding sequence ATGGCACTTGCGAAACAGAAATCTGCAAATGTCTCGCATCTCCGCAGCCAGGAGATCCGCGACGAACGTGTGCGCCGCACCCGCGCCCGTATCGACAGCGGCTTTGTTCAGTTGCTGCATCGCCGCCGCTACGGCGACATCCGTATCAGCGACATCTGCAAGAAGGCCGCCGTCGGACGCGCCACCTTCTACGCTCACTACGCCACGAAAGACGATCTCCTGCGCTCCCAGTTCGAACGCATCGTCGCTCCCATGCTGATCATCAAGCCAAATTCACCATGCGTGATCTATGCCACACCGTTCTTCGGGCACATCCAACAAATGCCCGACATCTTCGGCGCCTTCATGGGCCCGCGCGGCGGAACCGCACCGTTAGTCCTGCGCGAGTGCTTCGAAGCTCGCGCGCGCCAGGCAATCGACCTCGATCGCCTCACCGGCTTACGCAAGAGCGCGCTCGCACGCTTCATCGCCGCGACTCTGCTCACCGTCATCGAGTGCTGGCTCGAGAACGGTTCCCGTGAAACTCCCAACGAACTGCAAGACCTCTTCAGCTCGCTGATCACTCCCGCAATCGTCTCCGCGAATCGCTGA